The Maniola jurtina chromosome 3, ilManJurt1.1, whole genome shotgun sequence genome segment aaattactgcgaaaacaaaagaaagtaatcttgttgtttgaaattaaataaacaatgaataagaactttgtgagctacatcataattcgtaccatagaaaatatttttttatgcttgcaatccattagacagtgacacaatccaatttatagacctctcgctcggctcgtttttccgcttagcataattgtattagaaattggactttatgctaatgcaacagagtttatttttgcagggaattaaatctgaagtgcacaatcatgtttaggtagcacaTCTCTGATAATAGCTTTATagatgatttttatttcttgtcTATGATTTGCACCAAGTCAAAGACAGTGTGACCAGTTAATTGTGACCAGTGAACagttaaggggcaagcgacgggtctgcctgcgaaattcaaattttatttggtttttcgcaatttgtaaactaatacgacaaagtaggcttaaaattagctctagtatcgactaatttgtgagttacaatCGATACTAGAgcaaattttttaaactggaccctttcaagtaaagatttttatataaataggtggggatgatactgttattgtcgcaaatgGAATtacataagcctactttgtcgcatcagtttacaatttgtaaaaaccaaataaagaattttgcgggcagacccaggatgtacctatatatttgccaggatgtggaacgcccttccggcatcagttttttttaataattctttactcCTTAGATGTCTTTATCTAAACTGAACCATTGAAAGAACTTATTCGAATGATTTTCCCATTCCTATTATTTTCCCTTGGTCCACTTTTTAATCAGTGAtggtttacaatttttttttcatttgagtaaattttaatacttcatttttcaattttattttagacacttattttattttaaaattaattattgcaGGTGATTGATTTTTTACAATCTTTGTGCAAATTAGATTTCCCATGTCTGAGATTTCCATTGAACAATCGCGCGCGAAGGTCacgtttctaaagttacccgtgaTCCTCCGTGATCACTGTAGGTATTTTACTTCTAGGTGCTTAATTTTATATAGTTTGGTAACACTACTTACAAAATATGTCAAAGAGATGGAAAAAAACAATGTGAGTGATAATGTGAAAATATGGAGTGTAAAAGTTGAAATACTgaagaaaaatataattgaatGCATATTAGATAGAGATAGTGTATTTTTCgatctttgaaaattaaataatgacTCATGTCGAAAAACGTCAGACTCGCCCAGGTAAAGAGTCCATCCACTCAGGGCACTTTATGGTCTCACATTTTGAGGCTGAAGAACAGGATGAATATGATGACCTTGCTGTGCCTATCCCTGAAGAGGAGCAAAATGTTCAGAAGGAATCTGCAATTGCGACTTATATTTTGCCCGTGCCTACCGAGATATTTCAACGGTCTGATAAAGAAGACAGCAAACAACATCAACAACTTTCTATTGAAATCTCGCTTACTAAACTATTCAAATGTATGACTTTGGCGTATCGGTAAGTTCGAATTTAATGTTCTGTATTGCTACatatttaatacttaattaatttaatcttaATTTCCAATTTCAAGTCTTGAATTATATGAATATACAACTTGTGTGATAAATAGAgcaataataaaagaataatctGTTTCTATGTAACTTTTCAACAAGTAGCTTTTTATACATCACATAAAGTAATAGATTAATCTGAcagttttttaaatcaaaagcaATAGATTTTCTCAATCAACTTctaactttaattaaaaataataagtatatcttGTGGGTATGAGGAACATATTTTCTACGTGGTTTGGACACAAAGATAACAGGAGAGGTCATGAAAGCCTGTGCAAAAGACACAGGTCACATAATGTGATAACTTAGTCAGTAATATTTAGTTATAAACatatttgtatataaattattttcattatcaCTGATTCCCCCACTTTATAGCTCTAGTTTCATTAGCAATAATGTTGACTTAATTAAATCttttatatcaaaatatttatttataatattacttcagtaattatttattgatgacAATTTACTTATCATCTTTTGTTGACCCTGGTTTGAAACTGTTATAATCTGTAATCTGACTTCAAACAAGTTATTTAGTTCGAATTCTgtgttattttgtaaaagtatatttgtcattttttttaatgttaagttCATCAATGATTAAGTTTTATGACACTCATGAAGGCAAAAGTGATGTCCTTACACATGTTAATTTAAATCTTTTGTAGCAATACTCAAGAGACAGATTTTTTTGCTATAGAGAGTTTTCTATggatagaataaaaaaaattagtttcactagtcaataatttttgaatattcTTTTCAATATGTACATGAATTTTCTTTTACTAGTCATACAATTTCAAACACTGATAATAATAGGGTACCCAGTCAGTTTGGTATAAGACCAAACTTTCTTAAAGACAATGTAATCCAAGATTACCTTATGGCAACATGTGGTAAGcaattaacaattaaaaaactGGGCAACTGGCCGGATTTGCACACAAAAGGTGCTTGTTGTATGGCTGTACAAGAATTTTACATCATACTAAAAAATTCaaagttttcagattttttaaaattttgattactttgatgggtcttgacagacagatagatgatGAAGTAAgccaataagggttccttttttctctagagatatgaaaccctaaaaactgagGCATCTATTTCTTAGCTGCatcattaagtttttttaagcCGATAACAGattaatattattcatattaataCTAAATATTTGTTCTATACATCATATCTAAATAGCTATTAACATATTTATTCATAATAAAGTATGGCTGTTGTTATAAAGATAGTATCAACGTAAGAGCTTTAAGGTAAACCAACAAAATGAAACGAATGTGTACATTATAggaagttttttattatattgaatgatataataaaaagttttaatctgtCTTGGAGATCCATAACATTTTTATTGTGGTAATTATAATCTTATTTATACTCAAATTATCTAAGCAATTGTATCATATTGCTGTAATAGATAGTATCTTCATATTGTAAGAAAAGTTGAGATAATTACCCTTTGAGCATGTACTTatagcataataatatgtaattaaatagCTATATAGTATTACCGTAATACTTTTGCAAATCGGTAAGTTAAAAACCATCATGAAGTTCATTTTAATAGAGAAGCTGCTGAACAGAACTGTACTAGTCATCAAAATGAAATTTTACATGATGGTGAAAAAACTGAGACAACTTTTGCATTTtcaagatatttattatttaactaatccagttttaacccccgacccaaaaataggggtgttataagtttgatatgtgtatctgtgtatctgtatgtggcatcgtagctcctaaagtaatgaaccgattttaatttagtttttttttgtttgaaaggtggcttgatcgagagtgttcttagctatcatccaagaaaatcggttcagatgtttgaaagttatcagctcttttctagttactgtatgtaaccttcacttgtcgggggtgtaataaattttttatttacacttgttcaaacaATTTTTTAGACTATTTTTACGCCCTTTGGGTCtgttcagaaaaaaaaataacagggATTACTGGATCTGTGGTGAAAAGcaatggtgcagtctaagatggaagcgggcgtCAGCATACTACCTAATGAAACAGTTTCATTAAAGCTATGATCAGTTTCTGTATGGCATAATAAAATTGCTTGGTGGTACAGTTTTGTGTTGCATATTTCTAGCCATGACTGAAGTCATCCCCCAGACAAGACTGAGATGTGTAGTCCACAGTTCTGTTCGGCAGTTCCTCAATCATAATAGTACCTATAGTCAatactattataaatatattcttgATTAATTTAACATATAAGTAAAACTGGTTTATTCTGTTCTTATGTAAACCACATACATATACCCGTCTGAATATTTAGAGCGGTAGGAATTGAAGATAAGATAGAGTCAGACTTCTTTCTTatcaaattgttatttataatGTGCTTAATATCACCTATTGATAGCAACATAGATAACCAGTGTACTACTTGCTTGTTCAAACACATTGTCTCCCACAGTACAGTCTCGACTCTCCAGCTGTacttttacacaaaaaaaaatttttttttctatattttataatggaTAAATTAAATCAATTCAAAGCAAAAATGTTTCTTACAAGTTCAAGAACTTTTATAGTCAATTTAATTACAAAAGTGCTTTTAGCAAATATTAATTTGTGACAGTGAAATTTGAAAAAGTATGGTAAGTGTGCTAATTTACTATAACctgtattgtattttttatttatcagacaAAAACTAACATCTCCAAAATGGAATCGTTTCAAAGGTATAAAACTCAGGTGGAAGGACAAAATAAGATTGAACAACGTCATATGGAGATGCTGGCACATGCAATGtgagttgaatttttttaatcaatacaaTCTCAATACATTTCTGTAATATACTGCTAATATTTTGATATATTATGTCTTAATAAgacatacctatatattttaatgattattCTATCTTGTATATAAAATGAAGTATGTTGTAATGTACCGGTTCTATGATGTCACATGATtcataaaagatttatttgatTTAATGCACTGAATGCTCAGATTGTTTACACTAATGATATTGTTGGTACATTGCAATGGTAAATATGCATATAATTATGCTGAGCGCATATTTATCAGTATCCTATCTAGACATTgtgaattgtttttattttattatacaggtgattaattttgttttatttctaacATAGGGCCAGCATATACAGTTAGTATGCAGAAAAGTTTCGTCTTCTTGAGTACAACTCACTTTATACATAAAGTAAAAATCAATATACTCATATTAAAACAAAGAGTAAGCGCGGCGCGCTTGGTTGAGCCTAAGTTCGCCACGCGCCGTGGCCGTAATGCCGAAGTAATAAAGAATAAAGCTTAGTTGAATTGTAATCAAGAGATGTGCCGCGCATCTCCTCTGCCACTGCGTTGTGCTTGCACCTTTTATAAAAGGTGCAAGCGCAACCTTAAAAAACCTTAAGCCTTTATCCTTTTAGCAAGAGGGGGCAAGCTTAGCTGATTTTACCTTAAGATAAAGCCTTATACGGCTAACGGAAAATTTTgcatatatgtatttaatactagatgacgcccgcgacttcaggttttttaaaatcccataggagTTTTTTGATCGGACAGAAAaacacacttatattataatatttataatattacctagtaCGGATTATATTTAGTAGTAagcatgttttaaaaatcctaaaaattttcaatataaaaatgtttttggttttatattaatataaaaccaaaaacatttttttattgaaaatttttgttaaaaacagGTTTTTAATGTGAATTAACATTAAAAACCTGTTTCTTAAAACAGTGCTACAATATTGGGATTTGGTATTTTGTGGAGCCACAGTTATGGGGTCATCCAACTATTTTGATAAAGCCTGATAGTGAGTCTACATTACACAACCGATTAGGAGTTGCGATGAAACCCAATATTGATAACATGACTTATTGATTTTACTTATTGATAATAAGCAGAATTTGATGAATTTGTAGAACATGGTTTTTActaaagttaaaaattattggGACACTTACAATAATGCCAATACTTTTGAGAAACAACTGAAAATGAAtatctcatttataataattctaagttcagtacttatttatttttatttttaacatggtTTGAATCctctaaaaaaaagtaaatatttggATTTTGCAAACTAGATGATGTTATACAATAGTAATCCAAATAAAATGCTGTATTACGATAAGATTATTCAAAAAGGATGGTATTAATTAAAGCAGATACTTTAGAAAATATTCctcttttttactttatttacaaaTGTCCCACAGTATGTATATATGaagttatgttttattatatttttcagtcATAAAGAAACAAAATACATTAGTGTGCCAATTTGCATCCCCGTTGGATGtggatacgcacgtcaaaccaGAGGTATGTTCATCAATGAACTGTCAtttaaatgtacataatatgtatattatgaccTATCCATATTTTGTTTTGGATAAAACACACAGGCAGTATAGCTATACTCATTTTTCAGACAACAATATTAGAAGGAAAATATTGGAAACGAAGAGCTGAAGCAGTAAtagcagaatataaaaaatggCGCATGTTTCACATTATGAGGCTCCTAGGCAAGGGGGACACCTCCGTCCAAGACTCGGTAAGATTTAGTTCATGTATTTTTGGACTTTATACACTTTTATGGAAGTATTCAAATAGGTCCGGGCAATGACATACATACAATTGCGGTTCGCACTGATTCTAGTCCCGTTTCCCGCCCGGATTTCGCCTCGGTTAGATCGAAGCTTAAAGCCCGGCGCCCACTGGTATAGCACGGCAGGGGATCCTTCAGCACCCCTACATGTAAACGCACTGACGGTTACTGTGCCGACTGCCAAGCCTTAGGTGCGTCGCGATTCATGTCCTTAGGCATGGCGAGGCGTCCGTCCAAACTAATGATGAAGGTGGCGGGCGCCGCGGTCTTGTTCAGCATCATAAAGCGTCCCGGGGGATACCGAGGCGTTCCGAAGGCTGCCAAGACGGCATATCTAAGCTTTCTACagtttttgtacctactacGATTACTATCATTGCAGCTTAAATGGCATAAAATTATGgtctattattattcattactttaaaaaaacccTTGCCGTGCCATGTCGCTAGTGGGCGCTGggcctaataataaaattagtctaTACTCGAGGCTTTACTTTTGATTGTATCGACGAATATGAAAGCTATAGAACAATTTTCAGATGTCGGACATGGACACGCTGGAGTCCCAGTGCAGCGACTTCGCGGGCACCATGCTCACGGACGAGGACTACCTCAACTTCATGAGTGACACGCTCTTCTCCACCATCACGAGCCACCAACCGTTCGCTTTCCCCGATTGCAGGGAGATCGGTATTGCTATTTACCAGTTACCTACTCCACTATCCACAAACTACTTGATCATATAAAACACTGAAAACTGCTCTTATCTTCTAATGTTGCTTCTTGACTTATACGAAGTTCCTTTTAATTTTAGCAAGAGGTGCAAGCTTAGCTGATTTTATTCAACCAAGCTTAGGTCCTCTGCAGCCAAATCTTGATGATTTTATGGACACATTGGAACCACTCCAAGGTAATTGAAATGAATATAATTTGTACCacatgttttaaaataatttatagtggACTATAGTAAATTACGCAGGGTTTTTTGTTTCGTTCAGATCTTCTATTGACTCCTCGCTTGCCGCCCGTGCCCGAAGAGACGACGATTCCTTCAGAAGATACTTTGTACAGGAGTGCAATGTCAGTAGATTCTTATAACACACAGAACTATATTGCTGGCAATCAAAATACTACAACAGTCACAATGCCTACCAGTCAGATGACTATTCATGGTATTTGcgctaatttaattaaaataaaggtTATCAATGAGGGCATGAGTTCATATAAGGTGTCTTTCAGGTACTAGTAATAACACTCAAATAATGACGATGGCCGAGCAGTCTAAAAATGAGCAACTGCGGATGTACGACAGTAATCGTCTGTTCACTCAGACGGAGCTGTCCAATAATATGCTGGGCACGCAGGAGTTGTTGCCGTCGTACCCGCAAAATGCCTACGAGCAACAAACGGCGCAGGCCGAGCAGCTTCACGGCGCCGTGTACGCGGGCAAGGCGCCGCGCATGCAGTACGTCAACacgcaaaataaaataatcactcCACAGGAAACATATTCTAAGTATAGCACCGGTTGGTATTTTTTTTCCTGTTAACGCACAGTTTAAAGTACTAGACAGGTTGCGCTATTTGGCATGTAGATACCTATTATGATGTAGAACACGGtagagaaaggatttttaaaaattccattcccaataagggggtaaaataggggttggaaagtgtagtccacgcggactaagaCGCGGGCATAAGCCAGCATCCTAAttatataaatgcgagagtTTCTAAGTTTATTACTCCCGCACGTCACGATAATTGAACCGATTGGCTGATTTTTGAATGGAGATGACTTTTACCCTGACGCCTGCTTACTatacacataggttacttttatcccagaaaatctcaGACGttccttgggatttttaaaaagcctgtATCCACGCTAATTcttgggcatcatctagtacctactatataaaTACACAAGTGTGTCCGCCAATTACTTTTTAAGGCTCTAATGATGAATCTTGACCACCTAGATATGGGTAAAATATCTCTTATTTCCATAAAACTTTTGAAGACAAACCCTAGTGTTTTGTAAACAACTGCTCTTATTAACATCGGTGGTTTTCCTCAGCGCTTCCCCCCTCGCAGACCGCGCCTGAAACGGTTTCCCTGCTGCAACAGCCTCTACAGAATTCAAAGTATGCAGTGGTGATCCAAGGACGGAGTGGGTACAGTCGGGAGAAACCTCGATCTCGACTGAGCCATTACTCGAATCAGTTGCCGGGCAACCATTATCAGAATTACTCGCAGCCCATACAGAGTCCCGGCCATGTGTCGCAGCAGAGCTTCGACGGGCGATCGGTGGTGCGTCAGTCGTCGCCCCAACTGCAGTACTTGCAGACAAGCCCTGTCGAGTATAAAGCGAAGTCCTCACCGACCACCGTGCGCTCGTTCAAACTGCCCTCGCCACCGCTGGTCCCTGTCACATCGCAACAGGTATAACGATCAAGATGATAAGTTTTCATTTGAGTAAAGGCCGAATATAGATAGTAAAGCAAAAAATTTAGCACCCTTCAGAGGTCAGAttatattatacagggtgtaaggGACGTACTAACGAAAAATGAAAACCAGTGATTCAGTACATGATTCTGAGTTTGTCAGCGTTGGAATTTTGCATGGGTCATTTCGTTATTTTacgacatattttttttttgcattccTTTAACtaattataacattttatttatttacataatcaaatataaacattttacaCCTTAGTAGATGAAAACTGAGACTGGTAGGtatttgcaatttgcagcccaaataacCTGTAGACCTATTTGTATGTAATTACCTATGTAATCCATCCCAACttgttttacaataaaattaataaaattacgttACACAAAACAGCAATGTAAATCTAAACTTCTATAAGCGCGCGATCAACTTTTATCAAAAGTTCAAGGAGCGCCATGTCAACTACCTACAATTCGCTTTGGCGGACGATAGCGGGTGTTGATTGCGGAACGTTGTCGTCGTATTGCTTGCTATACATTGCGTGCTCAAAAATTACAACATTACATCGGTAACCGATCATTTATTTGTGATTTCATTAATAGGATGCAACCTATTCACGAAATCTTCGATGACCTTTACAAGACTATTTCTATTAGAATATAGGGTGTCCAAATAAAACCAGTTTTTTTATCACGTAAAAACTTGATGTGTCTGCTCGCTTTAATGTACGTAGATCGTGGCCCTAACTTGCTAATCTTTTTGAACGTCGGGTAGCAGGTGCAGGTGTCGGTGGGGGTTGTAAACGTAGCGAGCGGCGTGGGCGGCGTGAGCGCGGGTAGCGCGGCCGTGCGTAAGCTGGAGCAGTACCGCTCGCACAGCTTGCCGCTGGGCGCGCAGCTCGGCGCGGACTGGGCCGTGAGCGCGCCCACGCCCACGCACGCGCACGACGCGCCCAGTACGCACTCCGCGCGGGTAAGCGTGTTAACTTAGATAATATTgaccttaatattattaaaagctTATTTACTCTAATTTTGAATAGAACTCTGTTACTCAATTAACTCATCAGTTATTTtcttagttatttttaaatgccAAGATCATCTGATGAGATATAGCTTATTTATGGATTTTACTGTTTTTACGCTCTAATGTATATCACAAAACGTTGTAAACACGTGCGCACTGCGTATTGAAAACACACTCTCTGTGCTATTATTAAAATGTACGCCTTAACTGTAATATTCCTCATGGCACACTTGTAACACGAATAACTATTATGAAAAAATGATTGGATTGATACAGGCGCGTGAGACGAATCCTGGGACGTTACGCATTCGGTCGCGGTCGACGTCAGGCGGCGCGGGAGCCGAGGGCGGctcggcgggcggcgcggcgagTGTGCGCCGCCCGCCGCCACTCACCAGCGTGGCGTCCGAGCCCACGCTGCCGCAGGCGAGCGTTATGCTCGCGCAGCTGCTGTCTGCGCAACATTGTTAGTCTCTTCTTTATTTCTTACCTTTATTATCGTTTTCATGTACCTAACAAGCCCTACTTCTTCCTGACCTTATCCCACGCTACGTgaggtcggcacaacatgtcttcttcttccactctcttTTGTTATCCGTCAACGTATCAGCCATctcttttatacgcatatcctctttcacacAATCCAtgcaccttttctttggtcatCTTctcctcttttttttaatgtaacaagCCCTATTTTTTTACTCTgatacaagttatcccttgactgctatctcactgACGGTAAGTGCTcatgcagtctaaaatgaaagcgggctaacttggaagggatattaattattatggcctataataattaattcgtaTGGAAGTTCCAGTGCAACTTATGTGCTTTTTGAGATTAAAGTGATATTGAAATGGGCAGAAAGTGCAGCAAGCTCCGAAAAAACGCTCTGAAAAAA includes the following:
- the LOC123881180 gene encoding MLX-interacting protein isoform X2 — its product is MTHVEKRQTRPGKESIHSGHFMVSHFEAEEQDEYDDLAVPIPEEEQNVQKESAIATYILPVPTEIFQRSDKEDSKQHQQLSIEISLTKLFKCMTLAYRQKLTSPKWNRFKGIKLRWKDKIRLNNVIWRCWHMQFIKKQNTLVCQFASPLDVDTHVKPETTILEGKYWKRRAEAVIAEYKKWRMFHIMRLLGKGDTSVQDSMSDMDTLESQCSDFAGTMLTDEDYLNFMSDTLFSTITSHQPFAFPDCREIARGASLADFIQPSLGPLQPNLDDFMDTLEPLQDLLLTPRLPPVPEETTIPSEDTLYRSAMSVDSYNTQNYIAGNQNTTTVTMPTSQMTIHGTSNNTQIMTMAEQSKNEQLRMYDSNRLFTQTELSNNMLGTQELLPSYPQNAYEQQTAQAEQLHGAVYAGKAPRMQYVNTQNKIITPQETYSKYSTALPPSQTAPETVSLLQQPLQNSKYAVVIQGRSGYSREKPRSRLSHYSNQLPGNHYQNYSQPIQSPGHVSQQSFDGRSVVRQSSPQLQYLQTSPVEYKAKSSPTTVRSFKLPSPPLVPVTSQQVQVSVGVVNVASGVGGVSAGSAAVRKLEQYRSHSLPLGAQLGADWAVSAPTPTHAHDAPSTHSARARETNPGTLRIRSRSTSGGAGAEGGSAGGAASVRRPPPLTSVASEPTLPQASVMLAQLLSAQHSQSLYKLNSSLEEGVGVSDPTKSPILKGQPSPIGSDIISPHHSRAQSLSPPGSPGSERAGSPRDGREGREARRTHLHAEQKRRYNIKNGFDTLQALIPHLNTNPAAKISKAAMLQKGAEYIKQLKAERNQIKEEMESLRQQIECLNNSISNCHSLLPATGAPVSRGRAGRLREMFAAHVASRTALNWKYWLFSVVSAALVESFSACVSCSSAADLVRTTLLWAEQHCSLVEMRPAVLNSLRVLCTTTDILTSPERLADEARAAAASAGVKREPT
- the LOC123881180 gene encoding MLX-interacting protein isoform X1: MTHVEKRQTRPGKESIHSGHFMVSHFEAEEQDEYDDLAVPIPEEEQNVQKESAIATYILPVPTEIFQRSDKEDSKQHQQLSIEISLTKLFKCMTLAYRQKLTSPKWNRFKGIKLRWKDKIRLNNVIWRCWHMQFIKKQNTLVCQFASPLDVDTHVKPETTILEGKYWKRRAEAVIAEYKKWRMFHIMRLLGKGDTSVQDSMSDMDTLESQCSDFAGTMLTDEDYLNFMSDTLFSTITSHQPFAFPDCREIARGASLADFIQPSLGPLQPNLDDFMDTLEPLQDLLLTPRLPPVPEETTIPSEDTLYRSAMSVDSYNTQNYIAGNQNTTTVTMPTSQMTIHGTSNNTQIMTMAEQSKNEQLRMYDSNRLFTQTELSNNMLGTQELLPSYPQNAYEQQTAQAEQLHGAVYAGKAPRMQYVNTQNKIITPQETYSKYSTALPPSQTAPETVSLLQQPLQNSKYAVVIQGRSGYSREKPRSRLSHYSNQLPGNHYQNYSQPIQSPGHVSQQSFDGRSVVRQSSPQLQYLQTSPVEYKAKSSPTTVRSFKLPSPPLVPVTSQQQVQVSVGVVNVASGVGGVSAGSAAVRKLEQYRSHSLPLGAQLGADWAVSAPTPTHAHDAPSTHSARARETNPGTLRIRSRSTSGGAGAEGGSAGGAASVRRPPPLTSVASEPTLPQASVMLAQLLSAQHSQSLYKLNSSLEEGVGVSDPTKSPILKGQPSPIGSDIISPHHSRAQSLSPPGSPGSERAGSPRDGREGREARRTHLHAEQKRRYNIKNGFDTLQALIPHLNTNPAAKISKAAMLQKGAEYIKQLKAERNQIKEEMESLRQQIECLNNSISNCHSLLPATGAPVSRGRAGRLREMFAAHVASRTALNWKYWLFSVVSAALVESFSACVSCSSAADLVRTTLLWAEQHCSLVEMRPAVLNSLRVLCTTTDILTSPERLADEARAAAASAGVKREPT
- the LOC123881180 gene encoding MLX-interacting protein isoform X3, whose protein sequence is MQFIKKQNTLVCQFASPLDVDTHVKPETTILEGKYWKRRAEAVIAEYKKWRMFHIMRLLGKGDTSVQDSMSDMDTLESQCSDFAGTMLTDEDYLNFMSDTLFSTITSHQPFAFPDCREIARGASLADFIQPSLGPLQPNLDDFMDTLEPLQDLLLTPRLPPVPEETTIPSEDTLYRSAMSVDSYNTQNYIAGNQNTTTVTMPTSQMTIHGTSNNTQIMTMAEQSKNEQLRMYDSNRLFTQTELSNNMLGTQELLPSYPQNAYEQQTAQAEQLHGAVYAGKAPRMQYVNTQNKIITPQETYSKYSTALPPSQTAPETVSLLQQPLQNSKYAVVIQGRSGYSREKPRSRLSHYSNQLPGNHYQNYSQPIQSPGHVSQQSFDGRSVVRQSSPQLQYLQTSPVEYKAKSSPTTVRSFKLPSPPLVPVTSQQQVQVSVGVVNVASGVGGVSAGSAAVRKLEQYRSHSLPLGAQLGADWAVSAPTPTHAHDAPSTHSARARETNPGTLRIRSRSTSGGAGAEGGSAGGAASVRRPPPLTSVASEPTLPQASVMLAQLLSAQHSQSLYKLNSSLEEGVGVSDPTKSPILKGQPSPIGSDIISPHHSRAQSLSPPGSPGSERAGSPRDGREGREARRTHLHAEQKRRYNIKNGFDTLQALIPHLNTNPAAKISKAAMLQKGAEYIKQLKAERNQIKEEMESLRQQIECLNNSISNCHSLLPATGAPVSRGRAGRLREMFAAHVASRTALNWKYWLFSVVSAALVESFSACVSCSSAADLVRTTLLWAEQHCSLVEMRPAVLNSLRVLCTTTDILTSPERLADEARAAAASAGVKREPT